A genomic window from Streptomyces sp. MST-110588 includes:
- a CDS encoding NAD(P)/FAD-dependent oxidoreductase: protein MTGTDAYDVVVLGAGPTGENVADRVRAQGLSVAIVESELVGGECSYWACMPSKALLRPVAARADARRLPGLRQAVAGPLETAAVLARRDAFASHWKDDGQVQWLDSQGIDLVRGHGRLDGPRRVLVDGGTDHARLLTARHAVAVCTGSRAVLPGLPGLAEARPWTSREATGARSAPPRLAVVGGGVVGVEMATAWQALGSAVTMLVRGEGLLPKMEPFAGELVAESLTEAGATLRTGVSVTAVRRQEPDGPVTATLDSGEEITADEILFATGRAPRTDDLGLETVGLRPGSWLEVDDSCLVTAVTGGWLYGVGDVNHRALLTHQGKYQARIAGAVIAARAQGVPTLENDRWGAHAATADSAAVPQVVFTDPEATSVGLTAAEAERAGHRIHVVDYDLSSVAGSSLYADGYRGRARMVVDLDRDVLLGATFVGPGTGELLHSATIAVAGEVPIERLWHAVPAYPTISEVWLRLLESYRDRG, encoded by the coding sequence ATGACAGGGACCGATGCGTACGACGTCGTGGTGCTCGGGGCGGGGCCGACCGGCGAGAACGTCGCCGACCGGGTCCGGGCCCAGGGGCTGAGCGTGGCGATCGTCGAGAGCGAGCTGGTGGGCGGCGAGTGCTCGTACTGGGCCTGCATGCCCAGCAAGGCCCTGCTGCGCCCGGTCGCCGCCCGCGCCGACGCCCGCAGGCTGCCCGGCCTGCGGCAGGCGGTGGCGGGCCCGCTGGAGACGGCCGCGGTCCTCGCCCGCCGGGACGCCTTCGCCTCCCATTGGAAGGACGACGGACAGGTCCAGTGGCTGGACTCGCAGGGCATCGACCTCGTACGCGGCCACGGCCGGCTCGACGGCCCCCGGCGCGTCCTGGTCGACGGCGGCACCGACCACGCGCGGCTGCTCACCGCCCGGCACGCGGTCGCCGTCTGCACCGGCAGCCGCGCGGTCCTGCCCGGCCTCCCCGGACTCGCCGAGGCCCGCCCGTGGACCAGCCGCGAGGCCACCGGCGCGCGGTCCGCGCCGCCGCGCCTGGCCGTGGTCGGCGGCGGGGTCGTCGGCGTCGAGATGGCCACCGCCTGGCAGGCGCTGGGCTCCGCCGTGACGATGCTCGTACGCGGCGAGGGTCTGCTGCCCAAGATGGAGCCCTTCGCCGGCGAACTGGTCGCCGAGTCCCTGACCGAGGCCGGCGCGACCCTGCGGACCGGGGTGTCGGTGACCGCGGTACGGCGGCAGGAGCCCGACGGGCCGGTGACCGCGACCCTGGACAGCGGCGAGGAGATCACCGCCGACGAGATCCTCTTCGCCACCGGCCGCGCGCCGCGCACCGACGACCTCGGCCTGGAAACGGTGGGGCTGCGCCCCGGCTCCTGGCTGGAGGTGGACGATAGCTGCCTGGTCACGGCCGTGACGGGCGGCTGGCTGTACGGCGTGGGCGACGTCAACCACCGTGCGCTGCTCACCCATCAGGGCAAGTACCAGGCCCGGATCGCGGGCGCGGTCATCGCCGCCCGCGCCCAGGGCGTACCCACCCTGGAGAACGACCGCTGGGGCGCCCACGCCGCGACCGCCGACTCCGCCGCCGTCCCGCAGGTCGTCTTCACCGACCCCGAGGCCACCTCGGTCGGCCTGACCGCCGCCGAGGCCGAGCGCGCCGGACACCGCATCCACGTCGTGGACTACGACCTGTCCTCGGTGGCGGGCTCCAGCCTGTACGCCGACGGCTACCGCGGCCGGGCCCGCATGGTCGTCGACCTCGACCGCGACGTCCTCCTCGGCGCCACCTTCGTGGGCCCCGGAACCGGCGAACTGCTGCACTCCGCCACCATCGCCGTGGCCGGCGAGGTCCCTATCGAGCGCCTGTGGCACGCCGTTCCCGCGTACCCGACGATCAGCGAGGTCTGGCTGCGACTCCTGGAGTCCTACCGCGACCGGGGGTAG
- a CDS encoding FAD-linked oxidase C-terminal domain-containing protein, which yields MDLIAHLRAGLPAEAVVTDPDVTGSYAHDMASFCEAGTPAVVVLPRTVEQVQHVMRTATALRVPVVPQGARTGLSGAANASDGCIVLSLVKMDRIIEINPVDRVAVVEPGVINAVLSRAVNEYGLYYPPDPSSWEQCSIGGNIGTASGGLCCVKYGVTAEYVLSLDVVLADGRLLKTGRRTAKGVAGYDLTRLIVGSEGSLGVVVRAVLALKPEPPRQLALAAEFPSAAAACDAVCEIMARGHAPSLLELMDRTSVRAVNDMAHMGLPDSTEALLLAAFDTPEPAADLAAVAELCTAAGATEVVPADSAAESDLLLQARRLTLTALERVRPATMIDDVCVPRSRLAAMLDGTTAIAEKYGLTIGVCAHAGDGNTHPVVCFDPADADESRRARESFDEIMALGLELGGTITGEHGVGVLKKEWLARELGPVGLELQRGIKQVFDPLGLLNPGKLF from the coding sequence ATGGACCTCATCGCACACCTGCGCGCCGGGCTCCCGGCGGAAGCGGTCGTCACCGACCCCGACGTCACCGGTTCCTACGCCCACGACATGGCGAGCTTCTGCGAGGCCGGCACGCCCGCCGTCGTCGTGCTGCCGCGCACCGTCGAGCAGGTCCAGCACGTCATGCGTACGGCCACCGCGCTGCGCGTACCGGTCGTCCCTCAGGGGGCGCGTACGGGCCTGTCGGGCGCGGCCAACGCCTCCGACGGCTGCATCGTCCTGTCCCTGGTCAAGATGGACCGGATCATCGAGATCAACCCCGTGGACCGGGTCGCGGTCGTCGAGCCGGGCGTCATCAACGCCGTCCTCTCCCGCGCCGTCAACGAATACGGCCTGTACTACCCGCCGGACCCCTCAAGCTGGGAGCAGTGCTCGATCGGCGGGAACATAGGTACCGCGTCCGGCGGCCTGTGCTGCGTGAAATACGGGGTGACGGCCGAGTACGTCCTCAGCCTGGACGTCGTCCTTGCCGACGGCCGGCTGCTGAAGACCGGCCGGCGCACCGCCAAGGGCGTCGCCGGCTACGACCTCACCCGGCTTATCGTCGGCTCCGAGGGCAGCCTGGGCGTCGTCGTACGCGCCGTGCTCGCCCTCAAGCCGGAGCCCCCGCGCCAGCTCGCGCTGGCCGCCGAGTTCCCCTCCGCGGCGGCAGCCTGTGACGCGGTCTGCGAGATCATGGCCCGTGGGCACGCGCCGTCGCTGCTGGAGCTGATGGACCGTACGAGCGTCCGCGCGGTCAACGACATGGCGCACATGGGCCTGCCGGACAGCACCGAAGCCCTCCTCCTCGCCGCCTTCGACACCCCGGAGCCGGCCGCGGACCTGGCCGCCGTCGCCGAGCTGTGCACGGCGGCGGGTGCCACCGAGGTCGTCCCCGCCGACTCCGCCGCCGAGTCCGACCTGCTCCTGCAGGCCCGCCGGCTGACGCTGACCGCCCTGGAGCGCGTCAGGCCCGCGACGATGATCGACGACGTCTGCGTACCGCGCTCGCGCCTGGCCGCCATGCTCGACGGCACCACGGCCATCGCCGAGAAGTACGGTCTGACCATCGGCGTCTGCGCCCACGCGGGCGACGGCAACACCCACCCCGTCGTCTGCTTCGACCCCGCCGACGCCGACGAGTCCCGCCGGGCCCGCGAGTCCTTCGACGAGATCATGGCGCTCGGCCTGGAACTGGGCGGCACCATCACCGGCGAACACGGTGTCGGCGTGCTGAAGAAGGAGTGGCTGGCGCGCGAACTGGGGCCGGTGGGGCTGGAGTTGCAGCGCGGTATCAAGCAGGTCTTCGACCCGCTGGGCCTGCTCAACCCGGGCAAACTGTTCTGA
- a CDS encoding acyl carrier protein gives MSGGLFDGLENGEDGAGPPRNAPGGIRDELYEDSTGRLDEDPVIARAKVILADVLRCDVSGLYPDADLAKDLGADEKAVTHVATLLERELDLDGLTEEADFWATVEDILTSVREQALQP, from the coding sequence ATGAGCGGTGGCCTGTTCGACGGGCTGGAGAACGGCGAGGACGGTGCGGGGCCGCCCCGGAACGCCCCCGGCGGCATCCGCGACGAGCTCTACGAAGACTCCACGGGCCGTCTCGACGAGGACCCGGTGATCGCCAGGGCCAAGGTCATCCTGGCGGACGTGCTGCGGTGCGACGTCAGCGGTCTGTACCCGGACGCCGACCTCGCCAAGGACCTGGGGGCCGACGAGAAGGCCGTCACCCACGTGGCCACGCTCCTGGAGAGGGAACTCGACCTCGACGGCCTCACCGAGGAAGCCGACTTCTGGGCAACGGTCGAGGACATCCTGACCAGCGTCCGCGAGCAGGCGCTCCAGCCCTAA